The Arachis ipaensis cultivar K30076 chromosome B07, Araip1.1, whole genome shotgun sequence genome includes a window with the following:
- the LOC107607909 gene encoding uncharacterized protein LOC107607909 yields the protein MTGWSWGVVSSRLYSVRSGYSWLAKRKFDWNEHDNWLWVWRLHIPEKYKFLIWLSLHNAIPTAEFRLGRDLALSSTCHRCQNSSESILHCLRECPSAKEVWNLLGLYSDNSNLHNWLYRGARSENVFLFFSTIWWIWRSRNHDLFNTDDCWSAGKVVSLIRSSVREFHTIFAMHQSLSPPSLCLHWVPPPVYSVKLNCDASWFAPSGYAGFGCIIHNPDGCWLKGCTGKVEVCSVLFAELYAIWRGLLLAWESGFREVICETDCLEALFLVNQRMLGKDIPEWDLAKHIQEVMN from the coding sequence atgacGGGTTGGTCGTGGGGTGTGGTATCTTCTAGACTCTACTCAGTTAGGAGCGGGTACAGTTGGCTAGCTAAAAGAAAGTTTGACTGGAATGAGCATGATAATTGGTTGTGGGTATGGCGACTGCATATTCCTGAGAAGTACAAGTTCTTGATTTGGCTCAGTCTTCATAATGCTATTCCTACGGCAGAGTTTCGTTTGGGTCGTGATTTAGCTTTATCTAGCACCTGTCATCGGTGTCAGAATAGTTCTGAATCAATTCTTCATTGTCTTCGGGAGTGCCCTAGTGCCAAGGAGGTCTGGAACCTTTTAGGCCTGTATTCAGATAACTCGAATTTACATAATTGGCTCTACAGAGGTGCAAGGAGTgaaaatgtttttcttttcttttcgaccaTCTGGTGGATTTGGAGAAGCAGGAATCATGACTTATTTAATACAGATGACTGTTGGAGTGCTGGTAAAGTGGTGAGTTTGATTCGTAGTTCAGTAAGGGAGTTTCACACTATTTTTGCTATGCATCAATCTCTGTCTCCTCCTTCACTTTGTTTGCATTGGGTTCCACCTCCAGTTTATtctgttaaattgaattgtgatgctagttggtTTGCTCCTTCTGGCTATGCTGGTTTTGGTTGTATCATTCACAATCCTGATGGATGTTGGTTGAAAGGTTGCACTGGGAAAGTCGAAGTGTGCAGTGTTCTTTTTGCTGAATTGTATGCAATTTGGAGAGGTTTACTTCTTGCTTGGGAGAGTGGATTTCGTGAGGTTATTTGTGAAACAGACTGTTTAGAAGCTCTTTTCTTGGTAAACCAAAGAATGCTTGGTAAGGATATTCCGGAATGGGATTTGGCAAAGCATATACAGGAGGTTATGAATTAG